From a region of the Chitinophaga caseinilytica genome:
- a CDS encoding SusC/RagA family TonB-linked outer membrane protein yields the protein MKLSTSLLLIGFLHVSAAASSQKVTLTVRNAPLTEVFKAIQRQSGYIVFYNSNLLQRAVPVTYSARAASVQEVLEDVLEPQGLRFAIEDKTIILLAMPRVYPATPAEAQFITVNGRVTDVSGAPLAGVSVKVKGSDRGTQTNENGEFSLTDVSPNAVLVFSSIGFTRQEVALGGRSAVTLRLEAVPSKLEAVQVVNTGYQSISAERATGSFSFISPTRLEAKLRPDLRAALEGQAAGVVVTKDGNVEIRGVSTINAETKPLLVVDGYPTQGDLESINIDNIESITVLKDAVAASIYGARSSNGVIVITTRKGRPGTMRVQYRGSTGITLRPEVSYLNRASAADYIDAETDLFNQDPNSYLNSYNAYGSFTEVNYLLLAKNQGWLTDKQVEDRLQTLRNTNTGEMLQKEYFRHQFSQQHNISLSGGGEKNSLNAALRYISNSGNTVGSSDDRMILDFKNDWRPVKNIGVSLFTNINYATSKSPVRQWSDLLAFTSTSLVQPYSAVVDENGDPARLFTRNIRRDERYATFTGLKPAYYNPLEDLTLETTRTQSLLARFGGNIQATIIDGLTAELGGNWSRSYTNSRSVYDKNSYRMRIGFNDATSVANPAKHYVPDGGMVNESRGMSQYYMLRGQLGFNRNLGLKHYVAAIAGMEISQTVTDNNAYPTRFGYNDQAGTFNTFNHADYNAGVYNSDMLGTGRPSATIGSYVFNDNRFVSWYANGSYEYDSRFIVSGSIRLDQTNFFGTDPKFRYKPLWSVGGTYKLAKERFFNVSWIDKLNIRGSYGINGNISLKSGPFLIVTPGSFSSVVGDINYSITSPPNNSLRWEKTNVMNVGTDVAVFRNRLRMTLDYYRKFSTDVLASDAMDPTKGFTSQIKNAGKILNQGIEVSLESDVLKRKDFVWNAQVIFAYNKNTVKEYNVNYIYPSSLTNGAIRKEGDPLDALYAYRYAGLDNNGVAQFYDAEGKLTGGGNAKVGDLVYAGTLRPPYVMSMTNTLSYRQFDLSFMIIARTGNVLRKDSFSGSNYINKHVAERWRKPGDEAHTIYPKLTSWNMDMFYFPYSDVLVESANFLKLRDVTLSYTLPKQILKRAGIKDSKLYFQSRNLVMITANSDRRDPEISDINTSGGTGAFTEQGYTTLPLRPELYVGIMFTL from the coding sequence ATGAAATTATCAACCAGTCTTTTATTGATCGGCTTCCTGCATGTAAGCGCCGCCGCCAGCTCTCAAAAAGTGACGCTGACCGTCCGTAATGCACCGCTGACGGAGGTTTTCAAAGCTATCCAGCGACAGTCCGGCTACATCGTTTTTTATAACAGCAACCTGCTGCAACGCGCCGTGCCCGTAACTTACAGTGCCCGGGCCGCGTCTGTACAGGAGGTGCTGGAAGACGTGCTGGAGCCCCAGGGCCTGCGGTTCGCTATCGAAGACAAAACGATCATCCTCCTGGCGATGCCGCGGGTATACCCCGCAACGCCCGCGGAAGCGCAGTTCATCACCGTAAACGGCCGCGTGACGGACGTGAGCGGGGCGCCTTTGGCCGGCGTATCCGTCAAGGTAAAAGGTTCCGACCGGGGAACGCAAACCAACGAAAACGGTGAGTTCTCGTTGACGGACGTATCCCCGAATGCCGTGCTCGTATTCTCTTCCATCGGGTTTACCCGGCAGGAAGTGGCGCTGGGCGGGCGATCGGCCGTTACGTTGCGCCTGGAAGCCGTTCCCAGCAAGCTCGAAGCAGTACAGGTAGTAAACACCGGCTACCAGAGCATTTCCGCGGAAAGGGCCACCGGTTCTTTCTCCTTCATTTCCCCCACCCGGCTGGAAGCCAAGCTCCGGCCCGATCTCAGGGCCGCACTGGAAGGGCAGGCCGCGGGCGTGGTAGTGACCAAAGACGGGAATGTGGAAATCCGCGGGGTTTCTACCATCAACGCCGAAACAAAACCCCTGCTGGTAGTAGACGGTTACCCAACGCAGGGAGACCTCGAAAGCATCAACATCGACAACATCGAAAGCATCACCGTGCTGAAAGATGCGGTGGCCGCGTCTATTTACGGCGCCCGGTCGAGCAACGGCGTGATCGTGATCACCACCCGCAAAGGCCGCCCCGGCACCATGCGCGTGCAGTACCGTGGCTCCACCGGCATCACGCTCCGGCCGGAAGTTTCCTACCTCAACCGCGCTTCTGCCGCCGATTACATCGATGCGGAAACGGATCTCTTCAACCAGGACCCCAACTCGTATCTCAACAGCTACAACGCATACGGCTCCTTCACCGAAGTCAACTACCTGCTGCTGGCCAAAAACCAGGGCTGGTTGACCGACAAACAGGTCGAAGACCGCCTGCAAACGCTGCGCAACACAAACACCGGCGAAATGCTGCAGAAGGAATACTTTCGTCACCAGTTCAGCCAGCAGCATAATATCTCCCTCTCCGGCGGCGGCGAGAAAAACTCGCTCAACGCAGCCCTGCGCTACATTTCCAACTCAGGCAACACCGTAGGCAGCAGCGACGACCGCATGATCCTCGATTTCAAGAACGATTGGCGCCCGGTAAAAAATATCGGTGTGAGCCTGTTCACGAACATCAATTACGCTACGTCCAAATCGCCGGTACGGCAGTGGTCAGATTTGCTGGCGTTCACGTCCACTTCGCTCGTGCAGCCGTACAGCGCGGTGGTAGACGAAAACGGCGACCCGGCGCGCCTCTTCACCCGCAACATCCGGCGCGACGAGCGGTACGCCACTTTCACCGGCCTGAAACCCGCGTATTATAACCCCCTCGAAGACCTGACCCTCGAAACCACCCGCACACAATCCCTCCTGGCCCGTTTCGGCGGCAACATCCAGGCTACCATCATCGATGGGCTGACGGCGGAGCTGGGCGGCAACTGGTCGAGATCGTATACCAACAGCCGGTCTGTTTACGACAAGAATTCCTACCGCATGCGGATCGGGTTCAACGATGCCACGTCTGTCGCCAACCCGGCCAAACATTATGTTCCGGATGGCGGAATGGTCAACGAATCGCGGGGGATGTCGCAATACTACATGCTGCGCGGCCAGTTGGGCTTCAACCGGAACCTCGGGCTGAAACATTACGTGGCGGCCATCGCGGGGATGGAAATCAGTCAAACCGTGACCGATAACAACGCCTATCCCACGCGCTTCGGGTACAACGACCAGGCGGGCACCTTCAATACCTTCAATCATGCCGATTACAATGCCGGCGTGTACAACAGCGATATGCTCGGTACCGGCCGTCCATCTGCCACTATCGGCTCATACGTCTTTAACGACAACCGGTTCGTGAGCTGGTACGCGAACGGCTCTTATGAATACGACAGCCGTTTTATCGTAAGCGGCAGCATCCGGCTCGACCAGACGAACTTCTTCGGCACCGATCCCAAATTCCGGTACAAGCCCCTGTGGAGCGTGGGCGGAACGTACAAATTGGCGAAAGAGCGTTTCTTCAACGTCAGCTGGATCGACAAGCTCAATATCCGCGGCTCTTACGGCATCAACGGGAACATATCCCTCAAAAGCGGGCCGTTCCTCATCGTGACGCCCGGCTCGTTCTCTTCCGTTGTGGGAGATATCAACTACTCCATTACTTCCCCGCCGAACAACAGCCTGCGTTGGGAAAAAACGAACGTGATGAACGTGGGGACGGACGTAGCGGTATTTCGCAACCGCCTGCGGATGACGCTCGACTATTACCGCAAATTCAGTACGGACGTGCTGGCTTCCGACGCGATGGACCCCACGAAAGGGTTTACCAGCCAGATCAAGAACGCCGGCAAAATACTGAACCAGGGCATCGAGGTTTCACTGGAATCGGATGTGCTGAAGCGGAAGGATTTCGTGTGGAACGCGCAGGTCATTTTCGCGTATAACAAGAATACGGTGAAGGAATACAATGTGAATTACATTTATCCGTCCAGCCTCACGAACGGCGCTATCCGCAAGGAAGGCGACCCGCTCGACGCGCTGTACGCCTATCGCTATGCCGGGCTCGACAATAACGGCGTGGCGCAGTTTTACGATGCGGAAGGGAAGCTGACCGGCGGCGGGAACGCAAAAGTCGGCGATCTCGTGTATGCAGGCACCCTCCGGCCGCCGTACGTCATGAGCATGACGAACACCCTCAGCTACCGCCAGTTCGACCTGTCTTTCATGATCATCGCCCGCACCGGCAACGTGCTCCGGAAAGATTCGTTCTCCGGTTCCAACTACATCAACAAACACGTAGCCGAACGCTGGCGCAAACCCGGCGACGAAGCGCATACCATCTATCCGAAACTCACGTCCTGGAACATGGATATGTTCTATTTCCCGTACAGCGATGTGCTGGTGGAAAGCGCCAACTTCCTCAAGCTGCGTGATGTGACGCTGAGCTACACCCTGCCGAAGCAGATATTGAAACGCGCGGGCATCAAAGACAGCAAGCTGTATTTCCAGTCGCGCAACCTGGTGATGATCACCGCCAACAGCGACCGCCGCGATCCGGAGATTTCCGATATCAATACTTCCGGCGGAACGGGCGCATTTACCGAACAGGGCTATACCACCCTGCCTTTGCGCCCCGAATTGTATGTGGGTATCATGTTCACCCTTTAA